One part of the Streptomyces sp. NBC_00286 genome encodes these proteins:
- a CDS encoding ABC transporter ATP-binding protein: protein MSTRTAQTAPNGHGGDVVCAVRDLTKTYPAVRGRRGAPGTPEVRATDGVRIDIRRGEIFGLLGPNGAGKSTLVRQLTGLMRPDRGSVEILGHDIVRHPERAARILAYLGQESTALDELTVSLAAETTGRLRGLDVRSARAERDTVLEELGLTELASRPLRRLSGGQRRLACFAATLVGERPLLVLDEPTAGMDPIARRAVWGAVDRRRAENGTTVLLVTHNVIEAETVLDRVAVMDQGRVIACDTPSGLKEKVAGEVRLELVWRERAPLDVPEVAALRDRAVESGRRWALRLAPEEARAAVAAVTGGAAFAALDDFTLATPSLEDVYLALGGSAGNVRGLVKA from the coding sequence GTGAGTACGCGCACCGCACAGACAGCCCCGAACGGGCACGGTGGGGATGTCGTGTGCGCGGTGCGGGATCTGACCAAGACCTATCCGGCGGTGCGCGGACGGCGCGGGGCACCCGGGACGCCAGAGGTGCGGGCCACCGACGGCGTACGGATCGATATCCGGCGTGGTGAGATCTTCGGGCTGCTCGGGCCGAACGGGGCCGGGAAGTCCACCCTCGTACGGCAGCTGACCGGGCTGATGCGTCCGGATCGCGGCAGCGTCGAGATCCTCGGGCATGACATCGTGCGGCATCCCGAGCGGGCGGCGCGGATCCTCGCGTACCTCGGACAGGAGTCGACCGCGCTCGACGAGCTGACGGTGTCGCTCGCCGCGGAGACCACCGGGCGGCTGCGCGGGCTCGATGTGCGCAGCGCGCGGGCCGAGCGGGACACCGTCCTCGAGGAGCTCGGTCTCACGGAACTGGCCTCGCGGCCGCTGCGCCGGCTGTCCGGCGGGCAACGGCGGCTCGCCTGCTTCGCCGCCACGCTCGTGGGTGAGCGTCCGCTGCTGGTGCTCGACGAGCCGACCGCCGGTATGGACCCGATCGCGCGTCGTGCCGTCTGGGGCGCCGTCGACCGGCGCCGGGCCGAGAACGGCACGACGGTTCTGCTGGTCACCCACAACGTCATCGAGGCCGAGACGGTTCTCGACCGTGTCGCCGTGATGGACCAGGGCCGGGTCATCGCCTGCGACACCCCCTCCGGGTTGAAGGAAAAGGTCGCGGGCGAGGTGCGCCTCGAACTTGTCTGGCGCGAGCGCGCGCCCCTCGACGTTCCCGAGGTCGCCGCGCTGCGCGACCGTGCCGTAGAGTCCGGGCGCCGCTGGGCGCTGCGCCTGGCCCCGGAGGAGGCCCGCGCGGCCGTGGCCGCCGTCACCGGCGGGGCCGCGTTCGCCGCCCTGGACGACTTCACCCTCGCCACACCGAGCCTCGAGGACGTGTATCTGGCGCTGGGCGGGAGCGCCGGAAATGTACGGGGGTTGGTCAAGGCGTGA
- a CDS encoding ABC transporter permease: MSVVPAEVLPGRALPVGDAVAEEAAELGPRARLWPALCAVYRAQLSRARVARIPLLFVATFQSIGIMVLMRGVVDGGGEARAVVAGSSVLVVAFVALNLLAQYFGQLRASGGLDHYATLPVPPAAVVLGAAGAYASFTVPGTVVTAVFGCMLFGLPMANLWILAAVIPLAGAALAGLGAALGLLAPRPELATLLGQLGMSAALLLGVLPAERLPGVVQYARDLVPSTYGVEALGLTFGAQPDWGVVVLNLAVCAGVGVVSLAVATWAYRRAAVR, encoded by the coding sequence GTGAGTGTCGTACCCGCCGAGGTCCTGCCGGGCCGTGCCCTCCCCGTCGGGGACGCGGTCGCGGAGGAAGCCGCCGAGCTCGGGCCGCGTGCCCGGCTGTGGCCCGCGCTGTGCGCTGTGTACCGGGCACAGCTGTCCCGGGCACGGGTCGCGCGGATTCCGCTGCTGTTCGTGGCCACCTTCCAGTCGATCGGGATCATGGTCCTGATGCGCGGGGTGGTGGACGGCGGAGGTGAGGCGCGGGCCGTGGTGGCGGGCTCGTCGGTACTCGTCGTCGCGTTCGTCGCGCTGAACCTGCTCGCCCAGTATTTCGGGCAGCTGCGGGCGAGCGGTGGGCTCGATCATTACGCGACGTTGCCGGTGCCGCCGGCGGCCGTGGTGCTGGGTGCGGCGGGTGCGTACGCCTCCTTCACCGTGCCGGGGACCGTCGTCACCGCTGTCTTCGGGTGCATGCTGTTCGGCCTGCCGATGGCGAATCTATGGATCCTCGCCGCCGTGATCCCGCTCGCGGGCGCGGCCCTCGCGGGGCTCGGGGCCGCGCTCGGGCTGCTGGCGCCGCGGCCCGAACTCGCCACATTGCTCGGGCAGTTGGGGATGTCGGCGGCTCTGCTGCTCGGGGTGCTGCCGGCGGAGCGGTTGCCGGGCGTCGTCCAGTACGCGCGTGATCTGGTGCCGTCCACGTACGGTGTCGAGGCCCTCGGGCTGACCTTCGGGGCACAGCCCGACTGGGGGGTCGTCGTGCTGAACCTTGCCGTGTGCGCGGGGGTCGGGGTGGTCTCGCTGGCGGTCGCGACCTGGGCCTATCGTCGGGCTGCCGTCCGATGA
- a CDS encoding AAA family ATPase — MTAPFTPPQPPHRPSSDQPAPDQQSPEYQSPHPAWQASPYAAAAGAGGSVGYQEDGPGMKTEVREAAVIVFAMAVGGVLLGVLWWWLAPEVPLVSDSSAVYLKDTEGEQAIGVDGTFTLLALGFGLVSALVVFVLRRRGGIPIVVALTVGGVLGSLLAWRLGIWLGPTQDVAAHAREVGRGVTFSAPLELGAKGALLAWSLGALVVHLGLTALFGPRDPEPEPYQEGPYGAPPA; from the coding sequence GTGACCGCACCGTTTACTCCGCCCCAGCCGCCGCATCGTCCCTCTTCGGATCAGCCGGCCCCGGATCAGCAGTCTCCGGAGTACCAGTCGCCGCACCCTGCCTGGCAGGCGTCGCCGTACGCCGCCGCTGCTGGTGCGGGCGGATCCGTCGGTTATCAGGAGGACGGTCCCGGGATGAAGACCGAAGTGCGGGAGGCCGCTGTCATCGTGTTCGCGATGGCGGTCGGTGGGGTGTTGCTCGGGGTGCTGTGGTGGTGGCTTGCGCCTGAGGTGCCCTTGGTCTCGGACTCGTCCGCGGTCTATCTCAAGGACACGGAGGGAGAGCAGGCCATCGGGGTGGACGGGACGTTCACTCTGCTTGCGCTTGGGTTTGGGCTGGTCAGTGCGCTGGTGGTTTTTGTGCTGCGGCGGCGTGGGGGGATTCCGATCGTGGTCGCGCTCACGGTCGGGGGTGTGCTCGGGTCGTTGCTTGCCTGGCGGCTGGGGATATGGCTTGGGCCTACGCAGGATGTGGCGGCGCATGCGCGGGAGGTGGGGCGGGGGGTTACTTTCTCGGCGCCGCTGGAGCTTGGGGCTAAGGGGGCGTTGTTGGCGTGGTCGTTGGGGGCGCTCGTCGTTCATCTGGGGCTGACGGCGTTGTTTGGGCCGCGGGATCCTGAGCCGGAGCCTTATCAGGAGGGGCCGTACGGGGCGCCTCCGGCGTAG
- the ybaK gene encoding Cys-tRNA(Pro) deacylase yields MAKKSKKQQQSGGTPATVALTAAGVEYTVHAYEHDPSHPSYGEEAAQAMNVSPERVFKTLVADVDGALTVAVVPVAGSLDLKALAAAVGGKRATMADPAAAERTTGYVRGGISPLGQRKRLRTVLDSSASAHSTICVSAGRRGLEVELSPNDLTKLTEATSAPIARA; encoded by the coding sequence TTGGCGAAGAAGTCGAAGAAACAGCAGCAGTCCGGGGGCACGCCCGCGACGGTGGCGCTGACGGCGGCGGGAGTCGAGTACACCGTCCACGCGTACGAGCACGACCCCTCCCACCCGTCGTACGGCGAGGAGGCGGCCCAGGCGATGAACGTCTCCCCCGAGCGGGTCTTCAAGACCCTGGTGGCAGACGTCGACGGAGCCCTGACGGTCGCCGTTGTCCCGGTGGCAGGCTCCCTCGACCTCAAGGCCCTGGCCGCGGCGGTAGGCGGCAAACGCGCCACGATGGCCGACCCGGCGGCAGCGGAACGCACGACGGGCTACGTCCGCGGCGGCATCTCTCCCCTGGGCCAGCGCAAAAGGCTCCGCACGGTCCTGGACTCCTCGGCGTCGGCCCACTCCACAATCTGCGTCTCGGCGGGCCGCCGCGGCCTGGAAGTCGAACTCTCCCCCAACGACCTGACCAAGCTCACGGAAGCAACGTCGGCCCCGATCGCCCGAGCGTGA